A window of the Drosophila simulans strain w501 chromosome 2L, Prin_Dsim_3.1, whole genome shotgun sequence genome harbors these coding sequences:
- the LOC6731406 gene encoding extensin, which yields MQSSCVLVVLVALAALVAARPEPPRDSYSAPPSSSYQPSGPSGGYGAPAPQYGPPQQAPVIHKHVYVHVPPPEPEYQAPRKPLYVPPPQKHYKIVFIKAPSPPAPTAPVIPQFPQNEEKTLVYVLVKKPEEQPEIIIPTPAPTQPSKPEVYFIRYKTQKEETGPYPNSVAPPAPEYGAPAAPPAPSAPSSSYGAPSH from the exons ATGCAGTCCAGTTGTGTG TTAGTGGTCCTCGTGGCCCTGGCTGCCCTGGTGGCCGCTCGTCCAGAGCCGCCTCGTGACTCGTACAGTGCGCCCCCCTCCAGCAGCTACCAGCCAAGTGGACCCAGCGGAGGCTACGGCGCCCCTGCGCCACAGTACGGACCCCCGCAGCAGGCGCCGGTGATCCACAAGCACGTCTACGTCCATGTCCCTCCACCAGAGCCGGAATACCAGGCACCCAG GAAACCCCTTTACGTGCCACCTCCGCAGAAGCACTACAAGATCGTGTTCATCAAGGCGCCATCCCCACCTGCACCGACCGCCCCTGTAATCCCGCAGTTCCCACAGAACGAGGAGAAGACTCTGGTGTACGTGCTAGTCAAgaagccggaggagcagccggagaTCATTATCCCAACGCCAGCTCCCACCCAACCCAGCAAGCCGGAGGTGTACTTCATCCGCTACAAGACCCAGAAGGAGGAGACCGGACCCTATCCCAACAGTGTGGCGCCTCCAGCGCCCGAGTACGGAGCTCCAGCTGCCCCGCCCGCACCCTCAGCTCCCAGCAGCTCGTATGGGGCACCATCCCACTAG
- the LOC6731404 gene encoding kinesin-like protein CG14535 → MATTSTSNMSRNGGFCGALQRAPPPMPPTLIRRLSSRECYGVGKVKVMLRVADRDRNSGGTEPDFMALDKKKRQVTLTDPRTACPPPQAAQERAPMVAAPKMFAFDNLFTGEDKQSDVCASALSEVIPAVLEGSDGCLLAMGYPATGQTQTVLGELGGGSGSGSASGSVGACSLGAAPCAIAWLYKGIQERRQKSGARFSVRVSAVGVSATKPDALSQDLLISHAAESDDSPGIYLRDDFLGGPTELRAPTAERAALFLDSALAGRLKSSGSTASGCAAPLESALIFTLHVYQYSLSRKGGVAGGRSRLHIIDLGGCANRSGGLPLSGIGNILLAILSGQRHPPHKDHPLTPLLKDCLAPITCHVAIVAHVRPEQSYQDALSTIQIASRIHRLRRRKHRVPMPLAVGLAQGLGGNGSSAGSGADPSSSEISADTVIYMGPNDDATDGEHPPVYLPSLTAGDNRGVMSKALKGSGLEKPPSKSASNSPMMMKKAMAAEKAKKLPGSHTGSLKRQAGAGACSSPMIPHEQPQIQAMGSPIPIPRHMVSKGSMVPSPKGSPMRRAHPGAALEQLEAGMRKITEEQWIDGPRVSRAKVAEARHLMREVNHVKQCETWVDGPKSQSCRSLTAGNLPAAGGSQTQGYGFMDAHKKTMIRQWVENQTTQVFQSTVSASNSPTALHWKLSQLKQKSLDLPDRPAFNTEPSLDLNQPCFESLPLLDPAPPDGDEDEDSGPSEVPPALPLLDDPLGSRDISQDNLHRMLSRHVSREQLHEAELVASRASSSHHPSQRSIDCGLQVTEEEIARTMSRDRDHDPSAHPLSSLSHCDNISFVSSFNMACESFSECGERARQQFDQLARLHEIFTSQLAMAEVTPSAALFRTDIGSVFSEPVYHFNVGQSSVCSEPAYRLTPSPPKQPSHSPSQGSLPSLNGIMEIAGMDDYALLRQPDGASDPNLQKGEKRFTPQHDDICELDEKSMAAAVGKRNSLEDAQHKLNEITNILPLAAQSRLPLLPLNTSSEAYDSGHDSNSTPRTSKHSGISRRAESGYHSVATVRDSDESSFASGMSKGQRHRITVSGTGAVTSAGIGNYQRQCHKKRYRQDQAGNNKGLCNWLLTPFSCTYPETEGEISDF, encoded by the exons ATGGCCACCACCAGTACGTCAAACATGTCCCGCAACGGTGGCTTCTGTGGTGCACTGCAGCGGGCGCCGCCGCCGATGCCGCCGACCCTCATCCGACGCCTGAGTAGCCGGGAGTGCTACGGAGTGGGCAAGGTGAAAGTCATGCTGCGGGTGGCGGACCGGGACAGGAACTCCGGCGGAACAGAGCCGGACTTTATGGCCCTGGACAAGAAGAAGCGACAGGTCACGCTCACCGATCCGAGAACCGCGTGTCCGCCGCCCCAGGCTGCCCAGGAACGGGCGCCCATGGTGGCCGCCcccaaaatgtttgcattcGATAACCTCTTCACCGGCGAGGATAAGCAG TCGGATGTGTGTGCATCGGCGCTGAGCGAAGTGATACCCGCCGTGCTCGAAGGCTCCGATGGCTGCCTGCTGGCCATGGGATATCCCGCCACCGGCCAGACCCAAACGGTGTTGGGGGAGCTGGGCGGTggcagtgggagtggcagtgcCAGTGGCAGCGTGGGGGCGTGTTCCCTGGGAGCAGCACCCTGCGCCATCGCCTGGCTGTACAAGGGCATCCAGGAGAGGCGGCAGAAGAGCGGAGCACGCTTCTCGGTGCGGGTCAGCGCCGTGGGCGTCAGTGCCACCAAGCCGGATGCCCTATCGCAGGATTTGCTCATCTCGCATGCAGCCG AATCTGACGACTCCCCGGGGATTTATTTGCGTGACGACTTCCTTGGCGGTCCAACGGAACTACGTGCACCCACCGCCGAGCGTGCGGCCCTTTTCCTCGACTCTGCGCTCGCCGGACGCTTAAAAAGTTCCGGTTCCACGGCATCTGGATGTGCCGCCCCCTTGGAGTCCGCCCTCATCTTCACGCTGCACGTCTACCAGTACAGCCTGTCCCGCAAGGGAGGTG tTGCTGGCGGCCGGAGCCGTTTACATATCATCGACCTGGGCGGGTGTGCGAATCGCAGCGGGGGACTGCCGCTGTCGGGGATCGGGAACATACTGCTGGCGATACTATCCGGCCAGAGGCATCCCCCACACAAGGACCACCCGCTGACGCCGCTGCTCAAGGACTGCCTGGCCCCCATCACCTGCCATGTGGCCATCGTGGCACATGTGCGACCGGAGCAGAGCTATCAGGACGCACTCTCCACCATTCAAATCGCATCCAGAATTCATCGCCTGCGTCGCAGGAAACATCGTGTCCCCATGCCCTTGGCTGTGGGCTTGGCCCAAGGACTCGGCGGCAACGGCTCCTCGGCGGGATCGGGTGCGGATCCGTCGAGCTCGGAAATCTCAGCCGACACTGTCATCTATATGGGACCCAATGACGATGCCACGGATGGGGAGCATCCGCCCGTATATCTGCCATCGCTGACTGCGGGGGATAATCGCGGGGTGATGAGTAAAGCCCTCAAAGGGAGTGGGCTGGAGAAGCCCCCCTCGAAGTCAGCTTCCAACAGTCCCATGATGATGAAAAAAGCCATGGCAGCGGAAAAAG CTAAAAAGCTTCCGGGAAGCCACACGGGCAGTCTGAAACGTCAGGCGGGAGCGGGAGCCTGCTCCTCGCCAATGATTCCCCATGAGCAGCCACAGATACAGGCGATGGGATCACCTATACCGATACCCCGGCACATGGTGTCCAAAGGGTCGATGGTGCCCTCGCCGAAGGGATCGCCCATGCGAAGAGCTCATCCGGGAGCAGCTCTCGAACAGCTGGAAGCGGGAATGAGAAAAATAACGGAAGAGCAGTGGATCGATGGACCTCGAGTGTCCAGGGCCAAGGTAGCGGAAGCTCGTCATCTAATGAGGGAGGTGAATCATGTGAAGCAATGCGAAACCTGGGTGGATGGTCCAAAGTCGCAGTCGTGCAGATCCTTGACAGCCGGCAATCTTCCAGCAGCCGGCGGAAGTCAGACTCAGGGCTATGGGTTTATGGATGCCCACAAGAAGACCATGATTCGACAGTGGGTGGAGAATCAGACAACGCAAGTCTTCCAAAGTACGGTGTCCGCCAGTAATTCCCCCACTGCTTTGCACTGGAAACTCTCGCAGTTGAAGCAGAAATCCCTGGATTTACCAGACAGACCTGCGTTCAATACGGAACCCTCCTTGGATCTAAATCAACCGTGCTTCGAGAGTTTACCTCTCCTGGATCCAGCTCCTCCGGATGGCGACGAGGACGAAGACAGCGGTCCCTCAGAGGTACCCCCTGCTCTACCATTACTGGATGATCCCCTCGGCTCCAGGGACATATCACAGGATAATCTACACAGAATGCTCTCGCGGCATGTGTCCAGGGAACAGCTTCATGAGGCTGAACTGGTGGCCAGTCGAGCGTCATCCTCGCATCATCCATCCCAACGAAGTATTGATTGTGGCCTGCAAGTTACGGAGGAAGAAATCGCCAGGACCATGTCCAGAGATCGAGATCACGATCCCAGTGCGCATCCTCTATCATCTCTGAGTCACTGCGATAACATATCCTTCGTGTCCAGCTTCAACATGGCCTGTGAATCCTTCAGCGAGTGTGGCGAAAGAGCGAG GCAACAATTTGATCAGCTGGCTCGCCTGCACGAGATCTTCACCTCCCAACTGGCCATGGCAGAGGTCACGCCCTCCGCCGCACTTTTCCGGACGGATATTGGAAGTGTGTTTAGTGAGCCGGTTTATCACTTCAACGTGGGCCAGAGTAGCGTTTGCAGTGAACCAGCCTACAGATTGACACCCAGTCCGCCAAAGCAACCGTCACACAGTCCAAGTCAAGGGTCACTGCCCAGTTTGAACGGCATCATGGAGATAGCAGGAATGGATGATTATGCTCTACTCCGCCAGCCAGACGGAGCCTCCGATCCCAATCTGCAGAAGGGAGAGAAGAGATTCACGCCACAGCACGATGATATTTGCGAATTGGATGAGAAATCcatggcggcggcggtgggcAAAAGAAATTCTCTGGAGGATGCACAGCACAAGCTAAACGAGATCACGAACATCCTACCCCTGGCTGCCCAATCGCGACTTCCCCTGCTGCCCCTGAATACCAGCTCCGAGGCCTATGACAGTGGTCATGACTCCAACTCAACTCCGAGGACTTCCAAGCATTCGGGCATATCCCGGCGGGCGGAGAGTGGTTATCACAGTGTGGCCACCGTTAGGGATTCGGATGAGAGTAGCTTCGCGTCCGGCATGTCCAAGGGTCAGCGGCATCGCATCACCGTttcaggaacaggagcagtcACATCGGCGGGCATTGGAAATTACCAGAGGCAGTGCCACAAGAAGCGATATCGACAGGATCAggctggcaacaacaaaggcctCTGCAACTGGCTCTTGACACCATTTTCCTGCACTTATCCAGAGACTGAGGGTGAGATCAGCGATTTTTAA
- the LOC6731405 gene encoding accessory gland protein Acp29AB yields MFQLKTLLYYGTIAIVIKATPPGCDEINGLDCRLQDPPNQCGALCLSALMPLIDHIAEHQEQWKTCNLDHNLTKAKFQEIQGHQRDIQKQIESQNTSLSDSWKKIIAEDIENRINRLELKMEGQLSVLHKELSSIKTSLKNITSQISILKRFKRIGSRYLHIEETDKRSWTSALSACQEMGGNLASIINEGDFSAIVSQLTKGVKYRFGISDLAKKGEFISVSSGKRAPFLKWKPKEPVYDDDGQHCINVHNGAMWVDSCTNDMNYICEPNQNIL; encoded by the coding sequence ATGTTCCAGCTGAAAACTCTCCTATATTACGGAACTATCGCAATAGTTATAAAAGCAACACCTCCAGGATGCGACGAAATAAATGGTTTGGATTGCCGATTGCAGGATCCTCCCAATCAATGCGGGGCACTCTGCCTCTCAGCGCTGATGCCACTGATCGATCACATTGCCGAGCACCAGGAACAGTGGAAAACCTGCAACCTTGACCATAACCTAACCAAGGCAAAGTTTCAAGAAATACAGGGCCATCAGAGGGatattcaaaaacaaattgagaGCCAGAACACATCGCTATCGGATTCGTGGAAGAAGATCATTGCGGAGGATATCGAGAACAGGATCAATAGGCTAGAACTTAAGATGGAAGGTCAACTATCTGTCCTACATAAAGAATTGTCCAGTATAAAGACGTCGCTGAAGAATATCACTTCGCAAATAAGCATATTAAAAAGGTTCAAGCGAATCGGATCGAGATATTTGCACATCGAAGAAACGGACAAACGAAGTTGGACTAGTGCCTTGAGCGCATGTCAGGAGATGGGAGGAAATCTAGCCTCAATTATAAATGAAGGAGACTTTAGTGCTATCGTGTCGCAACTAACCAAAGGCGTCAAATATAGGTTTGGCATTAGTGATCTGGCTAAAAAGGGCGAATTCATATCTGTGTCCTCCGGAAAGAGAGCACCTTTTCTGAAATGGAAGCCTAAGGAGCCAGTATACGATGATGACGGTCAGCATTGCATTAATGTACATAACGGTGCCATGTGGGTTGATTCTTGTACTAATGATATGAATTACATTTGCGAGcctaatcaaaatattttgtaa